The nucleotide sequence GCTTTTTGATGAAAGACGCGGGGATGAAACAAATTATAAAGAAGGTGGAGCAACTTGGAAAATGGGGCAATTGAATCGAAAAAAATGTATCCATCGCCGAATCCTCATGTCCGCCTGACTGAAATTGTCTACTGGTCAGAAGGCTTGCGGGTAAAAGGGCTGTTGGCGGAACCGAAAGAAGCGGGAGATTGGAGCGGCATTCTTTACTTGAGAGGCGGCATCCAGTCAATCGGGATGGTGCGCCCGGCACGCATTGCGCAATTTGCAGCACAGGGGTTTGTGGTATTTGCACCTTATTACCGGGGCAATCGGGGCGGGGAAGGCCGCGATGAATTTGCCGGAGCCGACCGGTGGGATGCTGTTCATGCAGTCGAAGTCCTGAAAAAGTTCAGCAATGAAAATGTGCATGTATTAGCTTTCTCGCGCGGCGGCATTATGGCGCTATGGACAGCCGTGTTAAGAGGGGACATTAGCTCTGTCGTCACATGGGCCGGCGTTACGGATACGGTGCTAACGTATAAGGAGCGTCCGGATATGCGGCGCATGATGAAACGCTTGTATGGCGGAACACCGAATACGGCGTTAACCGCATACGAAGAACGCAACCCCTTATTGCGCTTGGACGAAGTGAATGCGCCCGTCTTAATCATCCATGGCCTGAAAGACGAAAACGTTTATTCCGGACAGGCTTATTTGCTGGAAGAAGCTTTGAAAATGAATGACCAACCGCACGAAACTTGGTATTTTCCTGAATACACCCATTTCTTTCCGCCAGCAGCAAACCGCAAGACGGCGCGAGCACTTACCGAGTGGATGAGAAGGCAAGAGCGGTAAGTCAGGAGTAGAATGAAATTTAAAGGTACGCAAGCAAAAAAGCTATCCCAAAGGATAGCTTTTTTACATGTAATTTATAGTGGTGTTGGTCCGCCGTGTGCGCTAATATCAGCTGAAACGGTGCCGAATTTTTTGAAGTTTTCCTGGAATTTCTGAGAAAGTTCTTTCGCTTTTTGATCGTAAGATTCTTTATCAGCCCAAGCGTCGCGAGGGTTCAGGATGTTAGCAGGTACGCCTTCAATTTGTTTTGGAATTTGCAGGCCGAAGATTGCTTCCTGTTCCGTTTCCACGTCATGAAGTTCGCCTTTGATTGCCGCACGGACCATTGTACGCGTGTATGACAATTTCATGCGGTTGCCAATGCCGTATTCGCCGCCTGTCCAGCCTGTGTTTACCAGGAAGACGTCTACGCCGTGCTCATCAATTTTTTGGCCGAGCATTTCTGCATATACTGTAGCATGAAGCGGCAAGAATGGTGAACCGAAGCAAGTCGAGAATGTCGCTTCCGGAGAAGTGACGCCGCGCTCAGTTCCAGCAAGCTTCGATGTGTAGCCGCTCAAGAAATGGTACATCGCTTGTTCTTTTGTTAATTTGCTGATTGGAGGCAGTACGCCGAACGCATCAGCAGTCAAGAAAATAATTGTTTTCGGATGGCCAGCAACCGATGGATCGACAATATTGTCAATTGCCTGGATTGGATAAGCGGCGCGCGTGTTCTCTGTTAATGAACCATCGCTATAGTCCGGAATGCGAGTTTCTGGATCAACTACAACATTTTCCAGGACAGAACCGAAACGGATTGCGTCGTAAATTTGTGGTTCGTGCTCACGTGAAAGGTTGATTGTTTTCGCGTAGCAGCCGCCTTCAATATTGAATACGCCGTTGTCTGACCAGCCATGCTCGTCGTCGCCGATTAATTTGCGGTCCTGGTCTGCTGATAAAGTCGTTTTGCCTGTCCCCGATAAACCGAAGAACAACGCAACATCGCCATCTTTCCCAACGTTCGCTGAACAGTGCATAGGAAGAATGCCTTTCTCAGGCAGGATGTGGTTCATGATTGAGAAAATAGATTTTTTCATTTCGCCGGCATATTCGGTGCCGCCAATCAAAATGATTTTCTTTTCCATCGAAACGATGATGAATGTTTCTGAATCCGTACCGTCCACTGCAGGATCTGCATGGAAAGTCGGGGCATAAACGACGGTGAATTCCGCTTCATGCGCTGCCAATTCTTCAGCCGTCGGGCGGATGAACAATTGGTGGGCGAAAAGATTATGCCACGCGTATTCATTAACCGTCTGAATTGCCAAACGGGACTCTGGGTCTGCTCCTGCAAAGCCTTTGAAAACGTATAAGGCATCCTGTTTTTTCAGGTGCTCCATTACTTTGTTATATAAGTTTTCAAAAACATCAGAAGAAATCGGGCGATTTACGGAACCCCAATCGACTTTGTCTTTAGTAATAGCTTCTTCTACTATATACTTGTCTTTAGGTGAACGGCCTGTGTATTTGCCGGTTTCAGCTTTAACGGCACCTTCTCGAGTCAATACGGCTTCCCCACGTGATGTTGCAGCTTCCACTAATTGTGGAACTGAAAGTTGGATGTGCACATTTTGGCCATTTAAAAGATCCTTTAAATTATTTGCGAAGTTCACTGGATTCATTTATATGTACCTTCCTTTTCGGTTATTCCCATGGCAATGGGGAGGATGTATATTCGAACATTAGTATAACACATTCAAACCAATAGTCTATACTAATAACCAATTGTTATGAAAAAAATACTTTTAATGCGCCTGTAACAAAAATTATAGCGGTTTAATCGCAATATTGCCGTTGTTTGAACGAAAATCGTTGACATCACTTCCTACTTTCCGTATGATGAAAAATTGAACGGATACTCTTATTCCGAGCTGGTGGAGGGGACAGGCCCTATGAAACCCGGCAACCTGCTGCTGCATGCAGAGAAGGTGCCAAACCTGAAGCAAGGTCTCAACCTTGGACGATAAGAGTGAAAGGTGCTTATGATGATTTCTCCTTTCCACATGCAGATGCTGGATGGGATTTTTTTATGAAATTGCCCTTAATCCTCGTGTACAAAGGCCACAACGGCTTGAAGTTCAATCCTCACGGAACGGACTTGACATGGGAAACGAGTACCGTATCAATTTCGAGAGCAATCTCGCAGGATATAAGGAGGAAACACATTTTGAAAAACCGTCGATTATTCACATCAGAGTCAGTAACAGAAGGACATCCGGATAAAATCTGTGATCAGATTTCCGATTCTATTTTGGATGCCATTTTAGCAGAGGATCCAAATGCACGGGTTGCGTGCGAAACAACTGTAACAACAGGGCTAGTTCTTGTTGCCGGAGAAATTACAACATCTACGTATGTTGATATCCCGAAAGTTGTGCGTGAAACAGTTCGTGAAATTGGCTATACTCGCGCTAAGTACGGTTTCGACTCCGAAACAAGTGCAGTTTTGACAGCAATTGATGAGCAATCACCGGATATCGCCGCTGGAGTGAACGTAGCGCTTGAATCACGTGAAGGCCAAATGACTGATAAAGAACTAGACGATATCGGAGCAGGAGACCAAGGTCTGATGTTCGGATTCGCTTGCAACGAAACAGAAGAGTTAATGCCGCTTCCAATCTCGCTTGCCCATAAATTGGCGCGCCGATTGGCTGAAGTACGCAAAGAAGAAATCCTTCCATACTTGCGTCCGGACGGCAAAACACAAGTAACGATCGAATATGATGAAAACAATAAACCGCTTCGCGTGGACACAATCGTTATTTCCACTCAGCATCATCCGGAAGTAACGCTTGAGCAAATCCAGCGCAATATTAAAGAATACGTCATCAATGAAGTGGTTCCACAAAACTTGATCGACGAGGAAACAAAATACTTCATCAACCCGACTGGCCGTTTTGTAATCGGCGGACCACAAGGAGATGCGGGACTGACAGGACGCAAAATCATCGTTGACACTTACGGCGGATACGCTCGCCACGGCGGCGGCGCTTTCTCAGGCAAGGACGCGACGAAAGTTGACCGTTCTGCAGCTTATGCAGCCCGTTATGTAGCGAAGAACATTGTAGCAGCAGGACTTGCTGACCGTTGTGAAGTGCAATTGGCTTATGCAATCGGGGTAGCGCATCCGGTATCAATCGCATTTGATACATTCGGAACAGGCAAAGTGGATGAAGAGACATTGGACGATCTAGTCCGTGCAAACTTTGACTTGCGCCCGGCTGGAATCATCAAAATGCTTGACCTTCGCCGCCCGATCTACAAACAGACGGCAGCTTACGGACATTTCGGCCGTACAGATATCGATCTTCCATGGGAACGCACAGACAAAGTGGAAGTATTAAGAGAACAATCAGGTGTTTTTAAACAAGCGTAATAAATAACAAAAAGACGACCGGCAAAATTATGCCGGCCGTCTTTTTTTCTGCTTCTTGCGCAGATTCGTCCCTTGAGAGGCGTTGGCCGATAGCTTCAATCAAAGCTGCCGGCTCTTTTTCTATTCACTCCTTTGAAGCGATTTATAATACGCGCCTTTTTCTGCATATTCACGGACAATGCGCTCCATGTCCTGTTTGTCCTCTTCCCGCAGTTCGCGGACCACTTTTGCTGGCCGGCCGACAGCAAGCATGCCGGGTGGAATCACTTTGCCGGGCGGCACGAGGCTGCCGGCGCCGATAAATGCGCCTTCGCCGACTTCGGCTCCGTCCATAATAATGGAACCCATGCCCACCAAAGCGCCTTTTCGAATGACGCAGCTGTGAAGCGTCACTTGGTGCCCGATGGTGACCTGGTCCTCAAGAACCAAAGTTTTTCCCGGGCTTTGATGCAGCATGCACAAGTCCTGGATATTGGTTTTATTGCCGATAATGGTTGGCGCGACGTCTCCGCGGATGACGGTATTAAACCAGACGGAGGAATCTTCTCCGATGATCACATCTCCGGTGACGGTGGCGTGGTCTGCAATAAAAACAGAAGGGTGGATGGATGGATATTTGCCGTTAAATGGATAAATCATGGAAAACCTCCGTTAAAAAAGTTAAGATATCTTTAATCCTATCAAATTCGATGCAAAGGTCAAATGGAATGGCAGGAAAGTACATAACGTAAGAGTTGAATCAGTGGGTTTTCTTTCTACTGATTCCACATGCAGGCAATAAGCCTGATAAAAATGGCTCACGGCCACTTAGAGAGAAACAAGGATAAAGGGAAGCAAAGCAAAAGGAGATGACCGAAATGTGGAAATGGGAAGCAAAAGGGCAGGCAAAAGCGGTAATTGTCATCATACATAGCGCTTATGAAAATCATCTTCGCTACGCTTGGCAAATTGAACAATGGCGTACGGCAGATTTTCATGTCATCATGGGCGATTTGCCCGGCCATGGCAAAGGCGCAGAAATGGATCAGCCGCATGCAGCTGCATTTAAAGAATATGAAAAATCGCTTAAATATTCCATCCGCGCGGCGCTGGAACATGGGTTGCCGGTATTTGTAGCAGGCCACGGATTAGGGGCGACCATCGCGATGAATTTTTTAAGCAAATATTCACAACCGATAGCGGGAGCCATTTTAAGTTCGCCTTGGCTGCGGTTATTAAAGACCCCGTCAAAATTGCCGGCTGCTTTGTCCGGGTTGCATAAACTGGCGCCCGGCGTGAACATTGACCACAATCTTCACATCGAGGATTTAACCCGCAATCCGGAAGTGATCGAACAGGAAAAAGAGGACCCTTATTACAATACGCATGTCACTGCCGGGTGGTATCATGAATTGCAGAATTACATGAAGCAAGCAGCCCTTGGGATCGGCAAATTCCCGGACATTCCATTATTTTTGCATATTGGCGAAGTTGACCAAGTAGCAGATAAAGAAGTGTCCAAACGCTGGATCCGCCAGCAGGATTTAACAGAATTCAGCTATAAAGAGTGGAAGCAATGCCGCCACGATATATTCCAGGAACCGGAGCGGGAAGATGCCTTTGTATCGTCGCATTTGTTTTTGCAGAATGTTATGCGCTCGCTTGGGTATGTCGTGACGTAAAGAAGGGAAGTACAAAATGGCACATTTAAAATACAGTATATTAGACCAGTCGCCTATTTCAGAAGGCAGCAATCCGCAGGAAGCATTGAAGCAGACAGCCATCCTTGCGCAAAAAGCGGAAGAATGGGGCTATACGCGTTTTTGGGTGTCGGAACACCACGATGCCACGACGCTTGCGGGATCGTCTCCGGAAGTGCTGATTGCCCACCTCGGGGCCGTAACGAAGAAGATCCGCCTCGGATCCGGCGGCGTGATGCTGCCGCATTATTCAGCGTTTAAAGTTGCAGAGAATTTTAAACTGCTTGAAGCGTTGTATCCGGAACGCATTGACGTAGGTGTTGGCCGGGCGCCGGGCGGCATGCCGCGCGCCAGCTATGCGCTGAACGAGGGCAAAAAACGCGATGTCGGCCGTTTTCCGGAGCAAATTGATGAACTACAGATGTATTTGACGGATGCCATCCCTGAAGACCATAAATATTATGGCATGAAAGCAACGCCAGTTACGCCATCTGCCCCGCCGGTCTGGATGCTCGGCTCCGGCCAGAGTTCAGCGGAATTGGCTGCCGAAAAAGGGCTGCCGTACATGTTCGCACAGTTTATTAACGGAGAAGGCGGACAAAGTTTTGCCCGTACATACCGGGACCGGTTTGTTTCTCATCGTGGCAGCGAACCTTATCAGGGCGTCGCAATATTTGTCGTCTGCCAGGAAACGGAAGAGCAGGCAGAACGGGTGGCTTCTTCAATGGATTTGGCATTGGCAATGGGAGCTCAAGGCATGCCGTCAAAAGGCACGCCGCCGCCTGAGCGGGCGATGGATTATCCATATAGCAAATTTGAGTGCCTGCTCGTAGAAGAAAACCGCAAACGCATGCTTGTCGGAACGCCTGGACAGGTAGTGGATGGACTTGAAAAACTGGCGGCCAGCTACGCTGCCGATGAAGTGATGCTCGTTTCGATCGCTTATGATTTTGAAGATAAGCTGACGACGTACCGCTTAATTGCGGAAGAAATGCAAAAACGCGAAAACAGAAAATAATAGCGGAAACTGACTCAGCTCTGCTTACCAAACCCAGATGGCTTCAAATGAAGAACATCCGGGTTTTTCATTTTTCATGACTCGCATTATAATAGAAGGAAAATTCCGACTAACAAAACGGAAAGGCGGGAGGGCTCGAAATGCTGGGAAAACCTAACATCATTCATTTTGCATTTTGTGCGCTTCTTTTGATTGTCTCTGGTTGTTCATCGGTGCCGGCAGAAAAAGGCATAGAAGATAATGCCTTCAATCAATGGCATTACCAATTGCAAAATACCAATCCGGTTCAGCTGGCAGCCGGAGACTACAGCGTTGCTGTTATCGACCCTACAGCTGACGGCAGCGAAGAAACACGCTACGCACAAGAGCATCTGGAGCAAATGAAAGCCAACGGTACAACCGTCTTGGCCTATTTCAGCATCGGCGAAGCGAGTTCGTATTTAGACTACTGGAACCCTAACTGGGGAACAGAAAGGGACGGTGTACTCCAAGTTGCAGAGGAGGCGCCGGAATGGCTTGGCCGGACGCCGAATCCCGATTGGCCGGAAAGCGTAAAAGTGCGCTACTGGCAAGAAGCGTGGTGGGATATTTTAGAGCCGGAATTGAAAAAAATTAAAAAAGCGGGATTTGACGGTGTATATTTGGACATTGTCGATGCGTATTACTACTGGGGAAATGATGCAGCGCATGTTCAGGAGACACGCCTGGTTTCAGACCCGCAAAGTGAAGGGGAAGCTGCAGAACGGATGATGTTTTTGGTAGAGCGAATTTCGGGCTATATGAAAAAGGATTCTCCTGATTTTCTGGTCTATCCACAAAATGCGGAAAGCATCTTCGACTACGACGACGGTTCGTATTTAGCTGCTATTGATGGCATGGGAACGGAAGATCTGTGGTATGACGAAACGGAAAAAAGCAGCGATTTAGACGAGCGCTTGCCTTATCTGAAAAAGGTCCGTGATGCGGGGAAGAATGTCCTTTCCGTGGATTACGTTGCTGCGGAATCACCCACTCCGGAAGATCAGAAGCGAATCAAAGATTACATGCAGCGCTGTACTGATGAAGGTTTTTTCTGCTTTCCGGCTATGAACGACCGGGAATTAGATGACTGGATTCCGCAGCAGTGACGGTGGCTGTCCCTAAGCAAAACGATTCCGCAAAGGAGGAGAAAGGATGACAAATTTTATTGAAATCAAAGATGCGGCTGAAAACAATTTAAAAAACATCTCCGTAAATATTCCAAAGAACAAATTCGTCGTCATCACCGGTCCTTCCGGTTCCGGCAAATCGACTTTGGCAGTGGATATTCTTCAGCGGGAAAGCCAGCGCCAATATTTTGAGATGAATGGCATGACGACGAATTTCATCAACAAGCCGAAAGTGGGGTCGATTTCGGGATTATCGCCGTCCATCGGCGTCAGCCAGTATACGACGACTAACCGCAATCCACGTTCAACGGTCGGAACCGTGACGGACATGTATACGTATTTGCGGGTGATTTACGAAAAGTTGGGGGAGCGGGAATGCCCGAACTGCCACAAACGTGTGAAAAAACCAGCAGACTTGGACGAGGAAAGCCTGCTGATGCCTTGTTCCAATTGCGGCTATGAAATGAAAAACCTGAACAAAGCCCATTTCTCGTTCAATACGGTGGAAGGGGCTTGTGAGACGTGCTTGGGGCTCGGGAAAACTTTGAGCATCCGAACCGAACTGATATTTGACGAAGAACTGAGCTTGAACGGCGGGGCAGTTAGAACCTGGTTTAAAAACATAATCGATTATTATGGGCTCGTGCTGAAAGCGGCTGCCAAACATTACGGGTTTGAATTTGATATGAATTTGCCGCTGAAAAACTACAGCCCCGAACAGCGAAATCTGCTGTATTACGGCATAGAAAGCGAGCAGTTCAAGCAACATTTTCCGGACACGCCGCCTCCAAAAACGACCAATAAAGGGAAGTTTGAAGGGGTTGTGACGGCCATGTGGAGAAGGTACCAGGAACGCGAAGGCGTCTCCAATGAGGCGATGTACTTTTATCATCAAACCTGCCCGGAATGCCGCGGCGAAAAACTGAAAAAAGAAAGCCGGCAAGTGATAGTAGCGGGTCTGCCCATTTCCGAAGTTTCCAAAAAGCCGCTTGACCAGATGCTGGGATGGGTGCAAGAAATCGCAAAAGAATTGGAAGACCGGGAAAACTCCATTGCACGGTCGCTTGTTTTTGAACTGAAAGTAAAAATAGAGCGCATCGTCAGCATCGGGCTTGGTTATTTGTCGATGGAGCGGCAGTCGGTTACGCTGTCAGGCGGGGAATCGCAACGCCTCCGCCTGGCGACCATACTCGGTTCGGCTTTGTCCGGCGTTCTCTACATTTTGGATGAGCCGACAATCGGCCTTCATCCAAAAGATACAGCCGGACTTGTAGCTGTTCTAAAGCAATTGAGGGATCTCGACAATACGGTGTTGGTGATCGAGCACGATGTCGATGTCATGGAACAGGCCGACTGGATTATCGACATTGGGCCGGGAGCCGGCATGCGCGGCGGAGAAATTGTAGGGCAAGGGACACTCGAATCGCTTAAGACGCAGGACCAGTCGGTGACTGGCAACTATTTAAAAGAAATATATGTGCCAAGGCTAAAGAGAAGAGCGGGCACCGGGCAAAAAATCACGGTCCATAACGCCGTCAAAAACAATTTAAAGGATGTTACAGTGGCATTTCCGCTCGGCTGTTTTATTGCTGTAACGGGCGTGTCGGGTTCCGGGAAATCCTCTTTGCTGTTTGATGTAGTGGCAGCGAGTGCAGAAGAAGACCATATAAGAGAAGGCTATAGCCATATTGAAGGGCTGGAAGCAGTGGAGCGTATGGTGACCGTCGACCAGTCGGCACTAAGCCGGATGCAGCGGTCCAATATCGCGACCTACACAGAAGTTTATACCTTGTTCCGGACGCTTTTTGCCAAATTGCCGGAATCGGTGGAACGCGGACTTACAGCCAAACATTTCTCATTCAATACCGAAGGTGGGCGCTGCGAGCATTGCCAGGGGATGGGCTTTGTGCTGGTGAATATGCATTTTCTTCCGGACCTTGAAGTGGTCTGCCCGGTCTGCAGCGGCAAACGTTTTAAAGAAGAAGTGCTGGAAGTCTCGTACAAAGGGCATTCTATCTCCAGTCTTCTGGACCTGAGCATTGAAGAAAGTATGGAGCTGTTTACAGAAAACAAAAAAGTCCAAATGACAATCAAATTATTGCTTGAAGTCGGCTTAGGCTACTTAAAATGGGGTCAGACCTTAACCACCTTATCCGGCGGCGAGGCCCAGCGGCTGAAACTCGCCAAGGAATTGAACAAGACGGCCAAAGGCCAGACTTTGTACATTCTGGATGAACCATCAACCGGCCTCCATCCGAATGACGTCAAACAGCTGCTTCTCCTGCTCAATAAATTGGTGGACGCCGGCAACACGGTCATCATCGTCGAACACAATACCGAGATGATCCAGGAAACTGATTGGATTGTTGACCTTGGACCAGAAGGCGGAGAGGCAGGCGGCTACATTGTGGCAGAAGGGACGCCGGAACAAGTGGCTAAAAATCCAGCCTCTTACACGGGTGGATTCTTGAAAGTCTGAAGAACAAAGTGAATTAACCAAAAGGCGTTTAAGGGGGAAGCAGCAGTGGACATTAAATTGGACGATTTGTCAGGAAAAGAAATAGAGAGATTGGTGGAGGAACATATACAGAATATGCTCCAGATTTCTCCTCTTGAAAGCAAGCACGCACTCGGCGTAGAAGCTTTGCGCACGCCGGAAATAACTGTCTGGAGTGCCTGGGAAGAAAGCGAACTATTAGGTTGCGGGGCATTGAAAGAACTTGACCCGCTGCACGGGGAAGTAAAGTCGATGAGAACTTCTTCCAACCATTTGAGAAAAGGCGTTGCCCGGAAAATACTCGAACACATCATGGATGAAGCGAAGGAACGCGGCTACCTGCGGCTGAGTTTAGAAACGGGTTCGGCTGCTCCTTTTGAACCGGCGAGAACACTATACGAGCGGTTCGGTTTTGTGGTGTGTGAACCTTTTGCCGATTATAAGGAAGATCCGAACAGTGTATTTATGGCGAAGGAATTGTGAAGTAGTAAAAAGAGGTTCCTTTAAGCATGAGCAAGTTGATGTTGAATTAATGAATTGATTGCTTTAATAAAGGAAGACCCAATTTCCGTTCGTAAAAGAGTATAAAAAACGGCGAACGTTCGTAAAGTGTTTTTGTACATTTACGAACGTTTATTTTTGGCTATATTCTGCTGTTTTTGAAGCGTTCGTAAACGTGTACTTTTACGAACGCTTTTTTTATCTATGCTTATGTCTGAGCAACCCTTAAATATTTGTATGGGTTCGTTCATCTTATTTTTTCAATTTGTTGATTATCAATTGACAAGAAATACAATAAAGTTTATATTTAGTTTCATAAACTAACTGTTAGACTATGAAACTAATATAAAAGGAGTTTGAACTGTGGATAGAAAACAACTGGAACAATACATTGAAATTTATAGCCAATTAACCCAATCAATAAACAACAGCATGGAGTCGATACAGAAAAACACTTTCAAGGACAGCCTTGTGACACCCGAACAATTCAATATTTTGAATTTAGTTCTTACGTGGGAAACTTGTACCTCAAGCTTGCTGGCGAAAGAAACTGGCGTGAAAAAAAGTACGATTACCGCTATCATTACTCGATTGGCTGACAAAGGATTGGTGAACCGCATTCCGGACCAAAACGATCGGCGCACTATCCATCTTCAGTTAACCGAAAAAGGGCAGCAAGTCGCAAACGAAGGCCGCAAGAAGATATTCGACCGCCTGATGCCTTTGGGGAACGGTCTTTCTTCAGAAGACTTTAAAAACCTAAACGCAAATTTAGCTGCAATTGCCGACCAAATGAAATCGATTAAAGATGGGATGGAACCAAATGAACATTAAAACGAGAACATATGCCTTATTAGTGGGGTTGGTGTTTATCTTTCTGACACTGGCTCAGACCTTTTTCATCAACTACTTGATCCCGTTAGGGTTGGCAGCCTTTGCGGTTTCGGTCCTCAATGTATGGATCATGAAAAAACTAGCCAATAGAAAGCTTTTTCGCCTGGTAGCAAGCGTGACTGCCGTTTACGTGGTTGCAGAAATTTTGTGGATGTTCTTTGATAAGATTGGGCTGTTTGTACTCGCCCAAGTTTCATTTGTCTTAATCGGGTTTGTTTTAGTTGCTTTAGGGCTTGGCATTCACCGGAAAAAGGAGCGGAACGTGCTATCGGTCATTTTGGGAATCGTTAAGTGGATTGCCTTAATCGTCTTGATTGGGGTATCTTCCTTGATGATCTTGTTAACTGCTACGCCTAAGCCGTTCACTTCCTATTTCCAAAGTGTTTCAGGCGATTACAATTCGTACGAAGCAGAAGAACCGTCTACTACCACGATTATTGAAGGTAATTATCAGTTAACGAATAATCTTCAATACGGGGACAACTATCCGAGAAGTTACCTAGATATCATGACGCCGGCCGGAGAATTTGACCAAAACCGTCCCACTTATTTTTATGTTCACGGTGGGGGCTTTATAGCAGGGGATAAACTGGGGGGCGATCCGAACGCTTCGGCCAGCGAAAATTCTGGCCTTTATCATTACAAAGTCATGATTGATCATGGCTACAATGTGGTCGCACTCAATTACGCATTAGCTCCGGAATATACGCACCCTACGCCTACCAAGCAATTGACGGAAGCCGTGCAATTCATGCAGGAAAACGGAGAGCAGTATGGAATCAATATGAACGATGTCGTCTTTGCCGGTGGAAGTGCAGGGGGCTACATCGCTGCAGACTTTACCACCATTCAAGCGAATCCGGAGTATGCGGAAGAAATCGGCATCGAGCCGGTGATGGAGCTGGAGGATATCAAAGGCTTGGTATTGGAAGTGCCCACACTTGACCCAACACGTGCAAGCAAAACGACAAAAGAAGTTCCGTTTAGTGACTACATTTTCGGCCAATCGTTAGCTGCGTTTTTGGGTGAGTCATTGGTAAGCCCTGACGAAGACCTGGTGGAGGCGACAAACTTGATTCCAAAAGCGACGAGTGAGTTTCCGCCCACCTTCCTCACGGACGGAAACACGGGTTCATTTGCAGATCAATCCATCGAT is from Planococcus liqunii and encodes:
- the uvrA gene encoding excinuclease ABC subunit UvrA — translated: MTNFIEIKDAAENNLKNISVNIPKNKFVVITGPSGSGKSTLAVDILQRESQRQYFEMNGMTTNFINKPKVGSISGLSPSIGVSQYTTTNRNPRSTVGTVTDMYTYLRVIYEKLGERECPNCHKRVKKPADLDEESLLMPCSNCGYEMKNLNKAHFSFNTVEGACETCLGLGKTLSIRTELIFDEELSLNGGAVRTWFKNIIDYYGLVLKAAAKHYGFEFDMNLPLKNYSPEQRNLLYYGIESEQFKQHFPDTPPPKTTNKGKFEGVVTAMWRRYQEREGVSNEAMYFYHQTCPECRGEKLKKESRQVIVAGLPISEVSKKPLDQMLGWVQEIAKELEDRENSIARSLVFELKVKIERIVSIGLGYLSMERQSVTLSGGESQRLRLATILGSALSGVLYILDEPTIGLHPKDTAGLVAVLKQLRDLDNTVLVIEHDVDVMEQADWIIDIGPGAGMRGGEIVGQGTLESLKTQDQSVTGNYLKEIYVPRLKRRAGTGQKITVHNAVKNNLKDVTVAFPLGCFIAVTGVSGSGKSSLLFDVVAASAEEDHIREGYSHIEGLEAVERMVTVDQSALSRMQRSNIATYTEVYTLFRTLFAKLPESVERGLTAKHFSFNTEGGRCEHCQGMGFVLVNMHFLPDLEVVCPVCSGKRFKEEVLEVSYKGHSISSLLDLSIEESMELFTENKKVQMTIKLLLEVGLGYLKWGQTLTTLSGGEAQRLKLAKELNKTAKGQTLYILDEPSTGLHPNDVKQLLLLLNKLVDAGNTVIIVEHNTEMIQETDWIVDLGPEGGEAGGYIVAEGTPEQVAKNPASYTGGFLKV
- a CDS encoding GNAT family N-acetyltransferase; this encodes MDIKLDDLSGKEIERLVEEHIQNMLQISPLESKHALGVEALRTPEITVWSAWEESELLGCGALKELDPLHGEVKSMRTSSNHLRKGVARKILEHIMDEAKERGYLRLSLETGSAAPFEPARTLYERFGFVVCEPFADYKEDPNSVFMAKEL
- a CDS encoding MarR family winged helix-turn-helix transcriptional regulator; protein product: MDRKQLEQYIEIYSQLTQSINNSMESIQKNTFKDSLVTPEQFNILNLVLTWETCTSSLLAKETGVKKSTITAIITRLADKGLVNRIPDQNDRRTIHLQLTEKGQQVANEGRKKIFDRLMPLGNGLSSEDFKNLNANLAAIADQMKSIKDGMEPNEH
- a CDS encoding alpha/beta hydrolase fold domain-containing protein translates to MNIKTRTYALLVGLVFIFLTLAQTFFINYLIPLGLAAFAVSVLNVWIMKKLANRKLFRLVASVTAVYVVAEILWMFFDKIGLFVLAQVSFVLIGFVLVALGLGIHRKKERNVLSVILGIVKWIALIVLIGVSSLMILLTATPKPFTSYFQSVSGDYNSYEAEEPSTTTIIEGNYQLTNNLQYGDNYPRSYLDIMTPAGEFDQNRPTYFYVHGGGFIAGDKLGGDPNASASENSGLYHYKVMIDHGYNVVALNYALAPEYTHPTPTKQLTEAVQFMQENGEQYGINMNDVVFAGGSAGGYIAADFTTIQANPEYAEEIGIEPVMELEDIKGLVLEVPTLDPTRASKTTKEVPFSDYIFGQSLAAFLGESLVSPDEDLVEATNLIPKATSEFPPTFLTDGNTGSFADQSIDYYNRLTELGVKTELYIPDINESEEIHGYMSTIDSKATKTYVEKKLKFLDSLN